The following DNA comes from Caulobacter sp. X.
CCGCCAAGCGGCCGCCCACGACTTCATCCTGGCCCTGCCCGAGGGCTACGACACCCCCGTCGGCGAGGCGGGAACCCGTCTGTCGGGCGGCCAGCGCCAGCGCATCGCCATCGCCCGCGCCTTCCTGAAGAACGCCCCGATCCTGCTGCTGGACGAGGCCACCAGCGCCCTCGACACCGAGAGCGAGGCCCAGGTGCAGGCGGCGCTGGAGCGGCTGATGGCCGGCCGGACCACCATCCTGATCGCCCACCGCCTGTCGACGGTGAAGAACGCCGACCGCATCTATGTCATCGACAAGGGCCGCGTGGTCGAGACTGGGTCGCACGCCGAGCTGGTCCAGGCCGGCGGCCTCTATGCGCGGCTCGCCAAGGCCCAGGACCTCGACCACGCCCCCGACGCGCCGCTTTTGGAAGGTGACGCTTGAGACCTTTGCGTTCGCCGTTCGTGATCTGGCTGCTGTCCTCGATCTTCGCCAGTTACTCCAAGCTGGTCTTCAAAACCCTGCGCATGACCGAGGAAGGCCGTGAGCAGGCCGAGGCTGTCTGGGCCCAGGGTCGTGAGACCGGCGTCGGGGCGATCCTGTGCTTCTGGCACTCGCGCATCCCGATGTCGCCGCTGAGCTGGCCGCAGGATCTCTCGCGCCGCCAGGACATGCGCGCCCTGATCTCGCGCTCCAACGACGGCGAGTTCATCGCTCGCACCGTCGAGAAGCTGGGCTTCCCCGCGATCCGGGGCTCGTCAGCCAAGAAGACCGATCTGGCCAAGAACAAGCACGGCGAGCAGGCCTTCCGCGATATGGTCAAGTGGGTGAAGGACGGCGGCGGCGTCGCCATCACCCCCGACGGCCCCCGCGGCCCGGCCGAGCACATGGAGAAGGGCACGCCCTCCCTCGCCCGCGTCACCGGCGCGCCGGTGATCTTCGTAGGCCTGGCCGCCAAGCCCTGCCTGCGGCTGGGCTCGTGGGACCAGACCATGATCCCCCTCCCCTTCGCCAAGGCCGCCATGGTCTGGGACGGACCGACCGGCGCGGGTCGAGGCGACGACCCCGACCAGCTGGCCGAGGATTGGGCCGCGCGCCTCTCGGCGGTCACCCGCCGCGCCGAAGCCTTGGTCGAAGATTGATC
Coding sequences within:
- a CDS encoding lysophospholipid acyltransferase family protein, with product MRPLRSPFVIWLLSSIFASYSKLVFKTLRMTEEGREQAEAVWAQGRETGVGAILCFWHSRIPMSPLSWPQDLSRRQDMRALISRSNDGEFIARTVEKLGFPAIRGSSAKKTDLAKNKHGEQAFRDMVKWVKDGGGVAITPDGPRGPAEHMEKGTPSLARVTGAPVIFVGLAAKPCLRLGSWDQTMIPLPFAKAAMVWDGPTGAGRGDDPDQLAEDWAARLSAVTRRAEALVED